In Delphinus delphis chromosome 11, mDelDel1.2, whole genome shotgun sequence, one genomic interval encodes:
- the LOC132434409 gene encoding killer cell lectin-like receptor subfamily F member 1 isoform X2 produces MAGDIIYADIKHSSSEHSSSRQRSDSHHHGIFLKVECAMIIILLVIVIVLSIFGCFNSSTASKSCPSEDWKLHGGKCYWVAKSEKSWNESKNDCVMKNSHLMVIQDFIDMSFLWRNLQASASYWVGLRIPPGEELWTWVDNSTFDPQLFSKKKKKPRTRSMKCVLVSYTEITEESCEKHHQWICQL; encoded by the exons ATGGCTGGAGATATAATCTATGCTGATATCAAACATTCATCTTCAGAACATTCATCTTCACGTCAGAGATCTG ATTCTCACCACCATGGAATTTTCCTGAAAGTTGAATGTGCAATGATTATCATCCTTCTTGTAATAGTAATTGTGCTGAGCATTTTTG GTTGTTTCAACTCTTCTACTGCTAGTAAATCATGCCCCTCTGAAGACTGGAAGCTACATGGGGGGAAATGTTACTGGGTTGCTAAAAGTGAGAAATCTTGGAATGAAAGTAAAAATGACTGTGTCATGAAAAATTCACATCTCATGGTGATCCAAGACTTCATTGATATG AGTTTCCTATGGCGGAACCTACAGGCTTCAGCCTCTTATTGGGTTGGTTTGAGGATCCCTCCTGGAGAGGAATTATGGACCTGGGTGGACAATAGCACTTTTGACCCCCAGCT gttttcaaagaaaaaaaaaaagccacggACCAGGAGTATGAAATGTGTCCTGGTGTCTTATACTGAGATAACTGAAGAAAGTTGTGAGAAACATCATCAGTGGATTTGTCAACTGTAA
- the LOC132434409 gene encoding killer cell lectin-like receptor subfamily F member 1 isoform X1 produces the protein MAGDIIYADIKHSSSEHSSSRQRSDSHHHGIFLKVECAMIIILLVIVIVLSIFVIQFKSARHTKVNNESKEKYCTGQNKSETSTSIGCFNSSTASKSCPSEDWKLHGGKCYWVAKSEKSWNESKNDCVMKNSHLMVIQDFIDMSFLWRNLQASASYWVGLRIPPGEELWTWVDNSTFDPQLFSKKKKKPRTRSMKCVLVSYTEITEESCEKHHQWICQL, from the exons ATGGCTGGAGATATAATCTATGCTGATATCAAACATTCATCTTCAGAACATTCATCTTCACGTCAGAGATCTG ATTCTCACCACCATGGAATTTTCCTGAAAGTTGAATGTGCAATGATTATCATCCTTCTTGTAATAGTAATTGTGCTGAGCATTTTTG tTATCCAGTTCAAATCTGCAAGACATACTAAAGTAAATAatgaatcaaaagagaaatactgtactGGGCAAAATAAATCTGAAACAAGCACCTCAATAG GTTGTTTCAACTCTTCTACTGCTAGTAAATCATGCCCCTCTGAAGACTGGAAGCTACATGGGGGGAAATGTTACTGGGTTGCTAAAAGTGAGAAATCTTGGAATGAAAGTAAAAATGACTGTGTCATGAAAAATTCACATCTCATGGTGATCCAAGACTTCATTGATATG AGTTTCCTATGGCGGAACCTACAGGCTTCAGCCTCTTATTGGGTTGGTTTGAGGATCCCTCCTGGAGAGGAATTATGGACCTGGGTGGACAATAGCACTTTTGACCCCCAGCT gttttcaaagaaaaaaaaaaagccacggACCAGGAGTATGAAATGTGTCCTGGTGTCTTATACTGAGATAACTGAAGAAAGTTGTGAGAAACATCATCAGTGGATTTGTCAACTGTAA